A region from the Metopolophium dirhodum isolate CAU chromosome 9, ASM1992520v1, whole genome shotgun sequence genome encodes:
- the LOC132952310 gene encoding pyrimidodiazepine synthase-like gives MYPHRNPVLGTIYLDEPDYSSEDSDEPLPRLYVSLIRFCPYSERIRLILSIKGNPDRMYKYIDSIDNPGDFLKRNHACKIPYIKYDEKVIYDSLEQADFLDEQYPELPLWNCSPSQKIVDKLFIESFAKVETAVHKLFMTTKEVKNENFEELIACLTPFEVELVKRGTKYFGGEEPNMMDVLMLPWFVLMDAINPYSKGKFIFPFDSKFPKLAEWKVSFVDLGVQLGYPKFLAEHIELIKSKISVLGI, from the exons atgtaTCCACACCGTAATCCGGTCTTGGGAACCATTTATCTTGACGAACCCGACTACTCGTCCGAAG ATTCCGATGAACCGTTGCCCAGGTTGTACGTCTCATTGATTCGATTCTGTCCGTACTCGGAAAGGATTCGTCTAATATTAAGCATAAAGGGTAATCC AGACCGcatgtataagtatattgatTCGATAGATAACCCCGGCGACTTCTTAAAAAGGAATCATGCTTGTAAAATTCCCTATATAAAGTATGATGAAAAAGTTATCTATGATAGCTTGGAGCAGGCAGATTTCCTGGACGAACAGTACCCTGAATTACCATTGTGGAATTGCAGTCCATCCCAGAAAATTGTGGACAAGCTTTTTATAGAGTCTTTTGCTAAA gtggAAACAGCGGTACATAAGTTATTTATGACAACAAAAgaagtaaaaaatgaaaattttgaaGAACTTATTGCATGTTTAACACCATTTGAAGTTGAACTAGTTAAACgaggaacaaaatattttggag gtgaAGAACCAAATATGATGGATGTCCTGATGTTGCCTTGGTTTGTGCTTATGGATGCTATAAATCCATATTCTAaaggaaaatttatttttccttttGATTCCAAATTTCCTAAATTG gCAGAGTGGAAAGTCTCATTTGTTGATTTAGGAGTTCAATTGGGTTATCCTAAGTTCCTCGCTGAACATATTGAACTAATAAAAAGTAAGATTTCTGTACTTGGTATT